The Oryctolagus cuniculus chromosome 5, mOryCun1.1, whole genome shotgun sequence genome includes a region encoding these proteins:
- the GPX5 gene encoding epididymal secretory glutathione peroxidase isoform X1: MDLQTVVMAAQLRASHLVPFLLAGLVLTDSKPEKMKMNCYKDVKGTIYNYEAFTLNGKQRIQFKQYVGKYVLFVNVATYCALTSQYPELNALQEELKPFGLVVLGFPCNQFGKQEPGQNSEILPALKYVRPGKGFVPNFQLFEKGDVNGGKEQNVFTFLKHSCPHPSGILGSLRHISWEPIEVHDIRWNFEKFLVGPDGVPVMRWFHLAEVSTVKSDILAYLKQSKPKKESGVGGNEAPEDLFQGELQQNPASRHIFSPTWHPLD; the protein is encoded by the exons ATGGATCTGCAAACAGTAGTCATGGCTGCACAATTAAGAGCCTCCCATCTTGTCCCCTTTCTCCTGGCTGGCTTAGTGCTGACAGATTCCAAGCCAGAGAAGATGAAG ATGAATTGTTACAAAGATGTGAAAGGCACCATCTACAATTATGAGGCATTCACTCTTAATGGAAAGCAACGCATCCAGTTCAAGCAGTATGTGGGAAAATACGTCCTCTTTGTCAACGTGGCCACCTACTGTGCACTGACCTCTCAATATCCTG AACTGAATGCACTCCAGGAAGAGCTGAAGCCTTTTGGCCTAGTCGTGTTGGGTTTTCCATGCAACCAGTTTGGAAAGCAAGAACCAGGACAGAACTCAGAGATTCTTCCTGCGCTCAA GTATGTCCGTCCAGGCAAAGGGTTTGTGCCCAATTTCCAGCTTTTTGAGAAAGGGGATGTGAATGGTGGAAAAGAACAGAATGTCTTCACCTTCTTGAAG CACTCCTGTCCTCACCCTTCTGGGATTTTGGGCTCATTAAGACATATCTCCTGGGAACCCATAGAAGTCCATGACATCCGTTGGAACTTTGAAAAGTTCCTGGTGGGGCCTGACGGAGTCCCTGTCATGCGTTGGTTCCACCTGGCTGAAGTCAGCACGGTCAAGTCAGACATCCTGGCCTACCTGAAGCAATCCAAACCCAAAAAGGAAAGTGGAGTTGGAGGTAACGAAGCACCTGAAGACCTGTTCCAAGGAGAACTACAACAAAATCCAGCTTCTCGCCACATTTTTTCCCCTACTTGGCATCCACTTGACTAA
- the GPX5 gene encoding epididymal secretory glutathione peroxidase isoform X2: MNCYKDVKGTIYNYEAFTLNGKQRIQFKQYVGKYVLFVNVATYCALTSQYPELNALQEELKPFGLVVLGFPCNQFGKQEPGQNSEILPALKYVRPGKGFVPNFQLFEKGDVNGGKEQNVFTFLKHSCPHPSGILGSLRHISWEPIEVHDIRWNFEKFLVGPDGVPVMRWFHLAEVSTVKSDILAYLKQSKPKKESGVGGNEAPEDLFQGELQQNPASRHIFSPTWHPLD; encoded by the exons ATGAATTGTTACAAAGATGTGAAAGGCACCATCTACAATTATGAGGCATTCACTCTTAATGGAAAGCAACGCATCCAGTTCAAGCAGTATGTGGGAAAATACGTCCTCTTTGTCAACGTGGCCACCTACTGTGCACTGACCTCTCAATATCCTG AACTGAATGCACTCCAGGAAGAGCTGAAGCCTTTTGGCCTAGTCGTGTTGGGTTTTCCATGCAACCAGTTTGGAAAGCAAGAACCAGGACAGAACTCAGAGATTCTTCCTGCGCTCAA GTATGTCCGTCCAGGCAAAGGGTTTGTGCCCAATTTCCAGCTTTTTGAGAAAGGGGATGTGAATGGTGGAAAAGAACAGAATGTCTTCACCTTCTTGAAG CACTCCTGTCCTCACCCTTCTGGGATTTTGGGCTCATTAAGACATATCTCCTGGGAACCCATAGAAGTCCATGACATCCGTTGGAACTTTGAAAAGTTCCTGGTGGGGCCTGACGGAGTCCCTGTCATGCGTTGGTTCCACCTGGCTGAAGTCAGCACGGTCAAGTCAGACATCCTGGCCTACCTGAAGCAATCCAAACCCAAAAAGGAAAGTGGAGTTGGAGGTAACGAAGCACCTGAAGACCTGTTCCAAGGAGAACTACAACAAAATCCAGCTTCTCGCCACATTTTTTCCCCTACTTGGCATCCACTTGACTAA